The following coding sequences are from one Macaca nemestrina isolate mMacNem1 chromosome 1, mMacNem.hap1, whole genome shotgun sequence window:
- the LOC105484767 gene encoding protein BTG2: MSHGKGTDMLPEIAAAVGFLSSLLRTRGCVSEQRLKVFSGALQEALTEHYKHHWFPEKPSKGSGYRCIRINHKMDPIISRVASQIGLSQPQLHQLLPSELTLWVDPYEVSYRIGEDGSICVLYEEAPVAASCGLLTCKNQVLLGRSSPSKNYVMAVSS, from the exons ATGAGCCACGGGAAGGGAACCGACATGCTCCCGGAGATCGCCGCCGCCGTAGGCTtcctctccagcctcctgagGACCCGGGGCTGCGTGAGCGAGCAGCGGCTTAAGGTCTTCAGCGGGGCGCTCCAGGAGGCACTCACAG AGCACTACAAACACCACTGGTTTCCTGAAAAGCCGTCCAAGGGCTCGGGCTACCGCTGCATTCGCATCAACCACAAGATGGACCCCATCATcagcagggtggccagccagatCGGACTCAGCCAGCCCCAGCTGCACCAGCTGCTGCCCAGCGAGCTGACCCTGTGGGTGGACCCCTATGAGGTGTCCTACCGCATTGGGGAGGACGGCTCCATCTGCGTCTTGTACGAGGAGGCCCCAGTGGCCGCCTCCTGTGGGCTCCTCACCTGCAAGAACCAAGTGCTGCTGGGCCGGAGCAGCCCCTCCAAGAACTACGTGATGGCGGTCTCCAGCTAG